Within the Gloeobacter kilaueensis JS1 genome, the region CTTTGCCACCTGCAGCGCTGCCCAGAGGGCCGCTCCGGTGGAGATGCCCGAGAGCAGTCCTTCTTCTTTGGCGAGGCGGCGGCTGTACTCGATCGACTTGTCGTCGGGAACAGCGATCACTTCATCGATCACATCCCGGCGCAGCACCTCGGGCACGAAGCCCGCCCCGATGCCCTGAATCAGGTGCATTCCCGGATTGCCGCCCGAGAGCACCGGGCTACCGGCGGGTTCGACGGCGATGATCTGCACGCCGGGCTTGCGCGCCTTCCAGACTTCGCCGACGCCCGTAATCGTGCCGCCCGTGCCGACCCCGGCAATAAAGATGTCCATCTGACCATCGGTGTCGCGCCAGAGTTCTTCGGCGGTCGTCTCGCGGTGGATCTTGGGGTTGGCCGGGTTGCGGAACTGCTGGGGCATAAAAGCGCCCGGTATCTCGCGGACAATCTGCTCGGCGCGGCGGATCGCCCCGCGCATTCCCTCGGAGCCGGGGGTGAGTTCGAGCTGGGCACCGTAGGCGCGCAGCAGGGCCCGGCGCTCACTGCTCATCGTCTCGGGCATGGCCAGGATGAGCCGGTAGCCCCGCGCCGCCGCCACCATCGCGAGGGCAATGCCGGTGTTGCCGGAGGTGGGTTCGACCAGGGTGGTCTTGCCGGGCAGAATCAGACCCTGCTTTTCGGCCTCATCGATCATCGAGACACCGATGCGGTCTTTGACCGAGGAGGCGGGATTGGCGCTTTCGAGCTTGACGACGATCCGGGCAAGCGCCCCTTCGGAAGCCGGGATGCGGTTGAGTTGCACCAGCGGCGTGCGGCCAATCAGTTCGGTAATGTCGTGGGCAATGTTCATGGCAATTTAGATGTAGTACATGACGGTGCTCTGGCGGCGGTCGTGCAGTTCGCAGAGCTTTTGCAGCGAATAGTTTTTGAGCACCTGCTCGGCAGCCTGGCGCGATTCGGCCCAGACATCGCGCACCAGCGCCGCCTCGATCGTGCAGTTACTCGGCACTTCCCTTTCTTCCTGCCCTTCGATGCACTGGACAATTTCAAGCAGGTTGATCGCAAAAGGCTCGCGGGCGAGCAGGTAACCGCCCCGCGCGCCGCGCTGCGACTTGACCAGGCCGTGGCGGCGCAGGTCAGCGAGCAGCTGCTCGAGGTAGCGGTCGGGAATGCACTGGCACTGGGCAATTTCTTTGATCTGCATCGGCTCACCCTTGTTGTGGCCCAGGGCCAGTTGCAACATCGCGAGCAATGCATATTCACTTTTAGCGGAAAGTTCCACAGCACACACCTTTGAAAGGCTCGTTCCCATCATACTCAATCTCCCCTACCCAGGTGGGGATTCGTCTGTTTCTGTCAAGAAGCGCTCGACAATCTGCTGGTAGTCGCGCTGGGCTTCGAGCATTGGAAAGTGGCCGGTGGCCGGGATCACTTC harbors:
- the cysK gene encoding cysteine synthase A, which translates into the protein MNIAHDITELIGRTPLVQLNRIPASEGALARIVVKLESANPASSVKDRIGVSMIDEAEKQGLILPGKTTLVEPTSGNTGIALAMVAAARGYRLILAMPETMSSERRALLRAYGAQLELTPGSEGMRGAIRRAEQIVREIPGAFMPQQFRNPANPKIHRETTAEELWRDTDGQMDIFIAGVGTGGTITGVGEVWKARKPGVQIIAVEPAGSPVLSGGNPGMHLIQGIGAGFVPEVLRRDVIDEVIAVPDDKSIEYSRRLAKEEGLLSGISTGAALWAALQVAKRPENTGKLIVFIQPSFGERYLSTVLFQNEGQSPATAART
- a CDS encoding RrF2 family transcriptional regulator, with the protein product MELSAKSEYALLAMLQLALGHNKGEPMQIKEIAQCQCIPDRYLEQLLADLRRHGLVKSQRGARGGYLLAREPFAINLLEIVQCIEGQEEREVPSNCTIEAALVRDVWAESRQAAEQVLKNYSLQKLCELHDRRQSTVMYYI